The stretch of DNA CCCGCGTGGATGAATACGTGCGGATGTTGCGTATCGACTGAGTCGTTTCGAGCCGGGTCGTTGGTGCATGCGCCTTTTTGTAGCCATTGAATTGACATCGGCCGTGCGGCAGCGACTGGCCGCGCTGCAAGGTCGAATGAAGCGGGACTGGAGCATGGTTCGCTGGACGCCGGCGGAGCAACTTCACGTGACCGTGAAATTCCTGGGAGACGTCCCCGACGCCGACGTGCCGAAGGTCTGTACGGCATTGGAGCGAACCGCCCAGGGCATGGAGTCCTTTTCAGCGACCTTTGAAACGACCGGATGCTTCCCGCCGCGCGGACCGGTTCGCATTGTCTGGGCGGGCGCGAACGACGAAACGGGCGAATTCCAGGCCTGCGCCGGGTGCGTGGAATCGGAAATGGAAGTCTTGGGATTCCCGCGCGAGGATCGCCCATTCACGCCGCACGTGACCATCGGCCGGGTGAAGGACGATTCATCCGGCGGGCGGCTTCGAAGCGCCGTCGACGCTGCGACGCTCGAGCCGGTGGCGCAGTCGATTGATACGCTCACATTGATGTCTTCCGTGCTTTCGCCCAAGGGACCAACTTACGCCATTGTCAGCCGCGCCGCTCTCGGAGGCGGGCGCCAAGATCCAACGTGAGAACGAATATGAAGACCGCGATCAGTGAGGAAGTTCAGGCACGCCGAGAAGAAGCCCTCGGCCGGGCGCTCAAGCAAATCGAGCAGGCCTTCGGCAAGGGCGCCATCATGCAGCTCGACAAGATGGACGCCGAGGTGGAAGGCGTGCCCACGGGAGCGTTGTCGCTCGATCTGGCG from Phycisphaerae bacterium encodes:
- the thpR gene encoding RNA 2',3'-cyclic phosphodiesterase; translated protein: MRLFVAIELTSAVRQRLAALQGRMKRDWSMVRWTPAEQLHVTVKFLGDVPDADVPKVCTALERTAQGMESFSATFETTGCFPPRGPVRIVWAGANDETGEFQACAGCVESEMEVLGFPREDRPFTPHVTIGRVKDDSSGGRLRSAVDAATLEPVAQSIDTLTLMSSVLSPKGPTYAIVSRAALGGGRQDPT